The following proteins are co-located in the Armatimonadota bacterium genome:
- the srlD gene encoding sorbitol-6-phosphate dehydrogenase: protein MCEARFNKKIVLVTGGAQGLGEAISKRFAGEGATVLVADINEDGAKATAENIAKEFGVKTQGIKMNVTDDFEVHSSLEMIEKDFGRLDVLVSNAGILKAHAIEEFPVSEWRMVMEVNLVGYMICAKHACQIMMKQKSGNIVQVNSKSGKKGSFRNSAYAASKFGGIGLTQSLALEMAPYGVRVNSVCPGNLLEGTLWQNSLFKQYSETQGISIEEVKKKYMDQVPLGRSCTYDDITNVVTFLASDQASYMTGQAINVTGGQEMR from the coding sequence ATGTGTGAAGCAAGGTTCAATAAAAAGATCGTCCTGGTCACAGGTGGCGCGCAGGGCCTTGGTGAGGCCATAAGCAAGAGATTTGCCGGTGAAGGCGCAACGGTGCTTGTAGCCGATATCAACGAAGACGGCGCAAAGGCGACAGCCGAGAACATCGCCAAGGAGTTTGGCGTAAAGACCCAGGGCATTAAGATGAACGTCACTGACGACTTCGAGGTCCACTCCAGCCTGGAGATGATCGAAAAAGACTTCGGTCGGCTCGACGTGCTTGTCTCCAACGCGGGAATTCTCAAGGCTCACGCTATAGAGGAGTTCCCCGTCAGCGAGTGGAGAATGGTGATGGAGGTCAACCTGGTCGGATATATGATCTGCGCAAAGCATGCCTGCCAGATTATGATGAAGCAAAAGAGCGGAAATATAGTGCAGGTCAATTCCAAGTCCGGTAAAAAAGGCTCGTTCCGCAACTCGGCTTATGCAGCCAGCAAGTTTGGCGGCATCGGTCTTACCCAGAGCCTTGCGCTGGAAATGGCTCCTTACGGCGTGCGTGTGAACTCAGTCTGCCCCGGCAACCTGCTCGAAGGCACTCTCTGGCAAAACAGCCTCTTTAAGCAGTATTCCGAAACTCAGGGTATCTCGATTGAGGAAGTCAAGAAGAAATATATGGATCAGGTCCCTCTAGGGCGAAGCTGCACCTATGATGACATAACCAATGTAGTCACCTTCCTTGCCTCGGACCAGGCAAGCTATATGACCGGCCAGGCGATCAACGTCACTGGCGGTCAGGAGATGAGATAA